A window of Apium graveolens cultivar Ventura chromosome 8, ASM990537v1, whole genome shotgun sequence contains these coding sequences:
- the LOC141677181 gene encoding THO complex subunit 2 isoform X1, with translation MSLPPVECVYVTEDCLKEWKTGNPSFKLTQSVPIVRFLYELCWSMVRGDLPFQRCKLAIDSVEFSDREDDEGVASDFADIVTQMAQDLTLPGEYRSRLIKLAKWLVESSLVPLRLFQERCEEEFLWECEMIKIKAADLKSKEVRVNTRLLYQQTKFNLLREESEGYAKLITLLCGRPEASSQNGSAATVGIIKSLIGHFDLDPNRVFDIVLECFELQPDNMVFLDLIPIFPKSHASQILGCKFQYYQRMEVSSTVPFGLYQLTALLVKEDFIDLDSIYAHLLPKNEDAFEHYNAFIAKRLEEANKIGKINLAATGKDLMDDEKQGDVNVDLFAALDMETEAVDERSSELENSQTLGLLAGFLSVNDWCHAHMLFDRLSPLNPVEHIQICNRLFRLINNSISSAYKLVHQVQHQHAGLQPRADADFGETTAPNVHRNFIDLPKELFEMLSSAGPYLYRDTLLLQKVCRVLRGYYLSALELSKSGDGAFKSDNAPLLNKAPRMHLRDARLRIEEALGSCLLPSLQMIPANPAVGQEIWEVLNLLPYEARYRLYGEWEKDDEGTPMVLSAKQTAKLDTRRILKRLAKENLKQLGRMVAKLAHANPMTVLRTIVHQIEAYRDMITPVVDAFKYLTQLEYDILEYVVIERLALVGREKLKDDGLNLSDWLQSLASFWGHLCKKYPSMELRGLFQYLVNQLKKGNGIELVLLQELIQQMANVQYTENMTEEQLDAMAGSETLRYQATSFGVPRNNKALIKSTNRLRDSLFPKEEPKLAVPLLLLIAQHRSVVVISADAPHIKMVSEQFDRCHGTLLQYVEFLASAVTPASAYAQLIPTLDDLIHLYHLDPEVAFLIYRPVMRLFKSQSSSEVFWPLHCDEIASAEKDSATNPSSQLVLDLGSGRKPITWSALLDTARTMLPPKAWNSLSPDLYATFWGLTLYDLYVPRNRYESEISKLHSALKALEELSDNSNSAITKRKKDKERIQESLDRLTSELQKHESNVASVRRRLSHEKDKWLSSCPDTLKINMEFLQRCIFPRCTFSMPDAVYCAMFVNTLHSLGTPFFNTVNHIDVLICKTLQPMICCCTEYEVGRLGRFLSDTLRTAYLWKKNESIYERECGNMPGFAVYYRYPNSQRVTYGQFIKVHWKWSQRITRLLIQCLESPEYMEIRNALILLTKISAVFPVTRKSGINLEKRVAKIKSDEREDLKVLATGVAAALAARKSSWVTEEEFGMGYLELKPVPPVAPKSLTGNVAPSHIGSSVNIAVNEPAGGRTKPGDAKSERTETVLPVAAKSVENQKQGDESGNKTVVENTMRGFVKTSAESEGRAALKRSVAAGSLSKQRQDFTKDDGKSGKAIGRTIGTSSTVDKDLPTHDPSEGRQAASLTTAHSSNGLASAKGSASITRSSDIHSSELKSEGGAGKSFDLRHSSVREDGNEVSDSQRQSSRQVHSPRHEFATLKSVDKPHKRINQADELDRLSKRRKADIDLRELEADIRFPDRERSVDQRLADKPNPADIDRPGSDEQLSIRAVDRSKEKVGERYDRDHRDRVERPEKSRGDDNISEKSRDRSIERYGRERSVDKLQERGIDRGSDRLTEKSKDDRIKDDRIKSRYNDTSQEKSHADDRFHGQSLPPPPPLPAHMVPQSVSSGRRDDDGDRRLGAARHTQRLSPRHEERERRRSEENSLILQDDVKRRREDEFRDRKREERDAFPLKADNEYLVGFVQMEEREREREREKAYLLKEDLDASVASKKRKLKREHPQAEAGEYLPPGPPPLTINLSQPYDGRERERKAAMPQRPGYVEEPGLRVHGKETINKMTRRDAEQMYDRELDDEKRQRVEQKRRHRK, from the exons ATGTCTCTACCTCCTGTAGAGTGTGTGTATGTAACTGAAGACTGTTTAAAGGAATGGAAAACTGGAAACCCTAGCTTTAAGTTGACTCAATCGGTTCCGATTGTCAGATTTCTCTACGAGCTTTGCTGGTCTATG GTTCGCGGTGACTTGCCGTTTCAGAGGTGCAAATTGGCGATTGATTCGGTTGAGTTTTCCGATAGGGAGGATGATGAAGGTGTTGCGTCGGATTTTGCGGATATTGTTACTCAAATGGCTCAGGAT CTTACATTGCCTGGAGAATATCGCAGCCGACTTATTAAACTT GCTAAGTGGCTTGTGGAAAGTTCATTGGTACCTCTGAGGCTCTTTCAGGAGCGATGTGAG GAAGAATTTCTGTGGGAATGCGAAATGATCAAGATAAAGGCTGCAGATTTAAAATCAAAAGAG GTGAGAGTAAACACTCGACTTCTGTATCAACAAACCAAATTCAACCTTCTACGAGAAGAGAGTGAAGGTTATGCTAAGCTG ATTACCCTTCTTTGTGGGAGACCAGAGGCTTCATCTCAGAATGGATCTGCAGCAACAGTCGGAATAATCAAG TCATTGATCGGACATTTTGATCTGGATCCTAATCGTGTTTTTGACATT GTTTTGGAGTGCTTCGAACTACAGCCTGATAATATGGTGTTCCTGGACCTCATTCCAATTTTCCCCAAG TCCCATGCATCGCAGATACTTGGGTGTAAGTTTCAGTATTATCAGCGGATGGAAGTTAGTAGTACTGTACCGTTTGGACTTTATCAGCTTACAGCACTTCTGGTTAAAGAAGACTTTATTGATCTCGATAGCAT ATACGCACATTTACTTCCAAAGAATGAAGATGCATTCGAGCATTATAATGCTTTCATTGCTAAGCGATTAGAAGAG GCCAACAAAATTGGAAAAATAAATCTTGCTGCGACAGGAAAGGATCTTATGGATGATGAGAAACAAGGGGATGTGAATGTTGATCTTTTTGCTGCTTTAGACATGGAAACTGAGGCAGTTGATGAACGATCTTCAGAGTTGGAGAATAGTCAAACGTTGGGATTGCTTGCTGGATTTCTTTCGGTGAATGACTG GTGTCATGCCCATATGCTATTTGACCGTCTCTCCCCTTTAAATCCAGTGGAGCATATTCAAATTTGCAACAGATTGTTTAG GCTTATTAATAATTCAATATCCTCGGCGTATAAGCTTGTCCATCAAGTGCAACATCAGCATGCTGGTTTACAACCAAGAGCTGATGCTGATTTTGGGGAGACAACAGCTCCAAATGTCCATCGAAATTTCATTGATCTCCCTAAGGAGCTTTTTGAGATGCTGTCCTCAGCAGGACCTTATCTTTATCGTGATACGTTGTTGTTGCAAAAG GTGTGTAGAGTATTAAGGGGTTATTACCTCTCTGCTCTTGAGCTTTCCAAGTCTGGTGATGGTGCCTTTAAATCGGACAATGCTCCTTTATTGAATAAAGCTCCTCGCATGCACTTAAGAGACGCCAGGTTAAGGATTGAGGAAGCTCTAGGAAGTTGTCTACTTCCTTCTTTACAGATGATACCTGCAAATCCAGCCGTAGGGCAAGAAATATGGGAAGTGCTGAATCTTCTTCCGTATGAG GCACGATACCGCTTATATGGTGAATGGGAAAAGGATGATGAGGGTACTCCAATGGTTTTGTCCGCAAAGCAGACGGCAAAG TTGGATACTAGAAGGATTTTGAAACGGCTTGCAAAGGAAAATCTTAAGCAGCTAGGCCGAATGGTTGCAAAACTAGCTCATGCCAATCCAATGACAGTTTTAAGAACCATCGTTCATCAG ATCGAAGCTTACAGGGACATGATTACTCCAGTTGTAGATGCATTCAAATACTTGACGCAG CTGGAGTATGATATTCTTGAATATGTTGTGATTGAGCGCTTGGCACTAGTTGGACGAGAGAAACTAAAAGATGATGGTCTTAATTTATCTGATTGGCTTCAATCATTGGCTTCATTTTGGGGTCATTT GTGTAAAAAATATCCTTCAATGGAATTGCGTGGCCTTTTCCAGTATCTCGTGAATCAGTTAAAAAAAGGAAATGGGATTGAACTTGTACTCTTGCAG GAACTCATCCAGCAAATGGCTAATGTCCAGTACACTGAGAACATGACAGAGGAGCAACTTGATGCAATGGCAGGGAGTGAGACTTTGCGGTATCAAGCGACTTCTTTTGGGGTACCCCGAAATAATAAG GCGTTAATTAAATCGACAAACAGGCTAAGGGATTCCTTGTTTCCAAAAGAAGAACCAAAGTTGGCAGTTCCCCTTCTACTATTGATTGCCCAGCATCGTTCTGT GGTTGTTATTAGTGCAGATGCACCTCACATTAAGATGGTGAGCGAGCAGTTTGATAGATGCCATGGAACCCTTCTGCAGTATGTTGAATTCTTAGCGAGTGCAGTTACTCCAGCATCAGCTTATGCTCAATTGATTCCCACTCTTGATGATCTTATACACCTCTATCACCTTGATCCTGAG GTGGCATTTTTAATATATCGACCCGTGATGAGGCTGTTCAAATCTCAGAGTAGTTCTGAAGTCTTCTGGCCTTTACATTGTGATGAAATTGCAAGCGCTGAAAAAGATTCAGCTACGAATCCATCAAGCCAACTTGTTCTTGATCTTGGCAGCGGGAGGAAACCTATTAC GTGGTCAGCTCTCCTGGACACTGCTAGAACAATGTTACCTCCAAAAGCTTGGAATAGTCTCTCTCCTGATCTGTATGCCACCTTCTGGGGTCTTACATTATATGATCTTTATGTTCCTAGAAACCGTTATGAGTCTGAAATAAGCAAGCTGCATTCTGCTCTTAAAGCGTTGGAAGAACTCTCTGATAATTCGAACTCAGCAATCACAAAGAGAAAGAAAGACAAGGAAAGGATTCAAGAATCTTTAGACCGATTGACTAGTGAACTGCAGAAGCATGAATCAAATGTTGCATCTGTTCGTAGACGACTTAGTCATGAAAAAGATAAGTGGTTAAGTAGTTGTCCTGATACCCTGAAGATAAATATGGAATTCCTTCAGAGGTGTATCTTTCCACGATGTACATTCAGTATGCCTGATGCCGTTTACTGTGCCATGTTTGTGAATACTCTTCATTCCCTTGGGACACCTTTTTTTAACACTGTTAACCACATAGACGTTCTTATATGCAAAACTTTACAACCTATGATATGTTGCTGTACCGAGTACGAAGTGGGTCGACTTGGAAGGTTTTTGTCTGATACACTGAGGACTGCGTATCTTTGGAAG AAAAATGAATCGATATATGAACGTGAGTGCGGGAATATGCCAGGTTTTGCTGTATATTATAGATACCCAAACAGCCAGCGTGTTACATATGGCCAATTTATTAAG GTACACTGGAAATGGAGTCAGAGGATTACCAGATTACTTATACAATGCTTGGAGTCGCCAGAGTACATGGAGATTCGGAATGCTTTAATACTGTTAACTAAAATATCTGCTGTATTTCCAGTCACCCGGAAGAGTGGGATCAATCTTGAAAAACGC GTCGCCAAAATAAAAAGTGATGAAAGAGAAGATCTGAAGGTGTTGGCTACAGGTGTTGCTGCAGCTTTGGCTGCAAGAAAG TCATCATGGGTTACAGAAGAAGAATTCGGTATGGGTTATCTTGAATTAAAGCCCGTACCTCCTGTTGCACCAAAGTCTTTGACTGGTAACGTAGCTCCTTCACATATTGGTTCTAGCGTAAATATTGCTGTGAATGAACCTGCTGGAGGAAGAACAAAACCTGGTGATGCGAAATCAGAACGAACGGAAACTGTGTTACCTGTAGCAGCTAAATCAGTAGAGAACCAAAAGCAGGGAGATGAATCTGGAAATAAAACAGTAGTGGAGAATACCATGAGAGGTTTTGTGAAGACGTCTGCAGAATCTGAG GGAAGAGCCGCATTGAAAAGGTCAGTTGCTGCTGGATCCCTTTCTAAGCAAAGACAGGATTTTACCAAGGATGATGGTAAATCTGGCAAAGCAATTGGTAGAACCATAGGTACTTCATCCACTGTTGACAAAGATCTTCCAACACATGATCCATCTGAAGGGCGACAGGCGGCTTCTCTTACTACAGCACACAGTAGCAATGGTTTAGCTTCAGCTAAAGGATCAGCCTCTATTACGAGGTCTTCAGATATCCACAGCAGTGAACTGAAGTCAGAAGGTGGGGCTGGAAAATCTTTTGATTTGAGGCATTCATCTGTAAGAGAGGATGGCAATGAAGTCTCTGATTCACAAAGACAGTCCTCTCGGCAAGTCCATTCTCCGAGGCATGAATTTGCTACTCTAAAATCTGTTGATAAACCTCATAAGAGAATAAATCAAGCTGACGAACTAGATAGACTGAGTAAACGCAGGAAAGCGGATATTGATTTAAGAGAATTGGAGGCTGACATCCGATTCCCTGACCGAGAAAGGTCAGTTGATCAACGATTAGCTGATAAACCTAATCCTGCTGATATAGACAGACCAGGTTCAGATGAACAACTGAGCATTAGGGCTGTTGACAGatcaaaagaaaaagttggtgagaGGTATGATCGTGACCACAGGGACAGAGTCGAGCGACCTGAAAAATCTCGAGGCGATGATAACATATCGGAAAAATCAAGAGATAGGTCAATTGAAAGATATGGAAGAGAGCGTTCTGTTGACAAATTGCAGGAGAGAGGTATCGATAGGGGTTCTGATAGGCTTACTGAAAAATCGAAGGATGATAGAATCAAAGATGACAGAATTAAGTCGAGATATAATGACACGTCTCAAGAAAAATCTCACGCTGATGACCGGTTTCATGGGCAAAGCTTGCCACCACCACCACCTTTACCTGCACACATGGTTCCCCAGTCAGTTAGCTCGGGCAGAAGAGATGATGATGGTGATAGAAGGTTAGGTGCTGCCAGGCACACTCAAAGACTCTCCCCTCGGCATGAGGAGAGGGAACGCAGGCGATCTGAGGAGAATTCTCTAATATTGCAAGATGATGTAAAACGCCGAAGAGAAGATGAGTTTCGTGATAGGAAGCGGGAAGAAAGAGATGCCTTTCCACTAAAG GCTGACAATGAATATCTCGTCGGATTTGTG CAGATGGAGGAGAGAGAAAGGGAAAGAGAGAGGGAGAAAGCATACCTTTTAAAGGAGGACTTGGATGCCAGTGTTGCATCTAAGAAACGGAAACTCAAAAGGGAGCATCCACAAGCTGAAGCTGGTGAATATCTTCCACCAGGGCCGCCACCTCTTACTATAAATTTATCACAGCCTTATGATGGTAGAGAACGAGAACGGAAAGCAGCCATGCCTCAGCGCCCGGGTTATGTCGAGGAACCGGGACTGAGAGTTCATGGCAAGGAAACAATCAACAAGATGACCCGTCGAGATGCAGAACA AATGTATGACAGGGAGTTGGATGATGAGAAGAGACAAAGAGTTGAGCAAAAGAGGAGGCACCGCAAGTAA
- the LOC141677181 gene encoding THO complex subunit 2 isoform X2 produces MSLPPVECVYVTEDCLKEWKTGNPSFKLTQSVPIVRFLYELCWSMVRGDLPFQRCKLAIDSVEFSDREDDEGVASDFADIVTQMAQDLTLPGEYRSRLIKLAKWLVESSLVPLRLFQERCEEEFLWECEMIKIKAADLKSKEVRVNTRLLYQQTKFNLLREESEGYAKLITLLCGRPEASSQNGSAATVGIIKSLIGHFDLDPNRVFDIVLECFELQPDNMVFLDLIPIFPKSHASQILGCKFQYYQRMEVSSTVPFGLYQLTALLVKEDFIDLDSIYAHLLPKNEDAFEHYNAFIAKRLEEANKIGKINLAATGKDLMDDEKQGDVNVDLFAALDMETEAVDERSSELENSQTLGLLAGFLSVNDWCHAHMLFDRLSPLNPVEHIQICNRLFRLINNSISSAYKLVHQVQHQHAGLQPRADADFGETTAPNVHRNFIDLPKELFEMLSSAGPYLYRDTLLLQKVCRVLRGYYLSALELSKSGDGAFKSDNAPLLNKAPRMHLRDARLRIEEALGSCLLPSLQMIPANPAVGQEIWEVLNLLPYEARYRLYGEWEKDDEGTPMVLSAKQTAKLDTRRILKRLAKENLKQLGRMVAKLAHANPMTVLRTIVHQIEAYRDMITPVVDAFKYLTQLEYDILEYVVIERLALVGREKLKDDGLNLSDWLQSLASFWGHLCKKYPSMELRGLFQYLVNQLKKGNGIELVLLQELIQQMANVQYTENMTEEQLDAMAGSETLRYQATSFGVPRNNKALIKSTNRLRDSLFPKEEPKLAVPLLLLIAQHRSVVVISADAPHIKMVSEQFDRCHGTLLQYVEFLASAVTPASAYAQLIPTLDDLIHLYHLDPEVAFLIYRPVMRLFKSQSSSEVFWPLHCDEIASAEKDSATNPSSQLVLDLGSGRKPITWSALLDTARTMLPPKAWNSLSPDLYATFWGLTLYDLYVPRNRYESEISKLHSALKALEELSDNSNSAITKRKKDKERIQESLDRLTSELQKHESNVASVRRRLSHEKDKWLSSCPDTLKINMEFLQRCIFPRCTFSMPDAVYCAMFVNTLHSLGTPFFNTVNHIDVLICKTLQPMICCCTEYEVGRLGRFLSDTLRTAYLWKKNESIYERECGNMPGFAVYYRYPNSQRVTYGQFIKVHWKWSQRITRLLIQCLESPEYMEIRNALILLTKISAVFPVTRKSGINLEKRVAKIKSDEREDLKVLATGVAAALAARKSSWVTEEEFGMGYLELKPVPPVAPKSLTGNVAPSHIGSSVNIAVNEPAGGRTKPGDAKSERTETVLPVAAKSVENQKQGDESGNKTVVENTMRGFVKTSAESEGRAALKRSVAAGSLSKQRQDFTKDDGKSGKAIGRTIGTSSTVDKDLPTHDPSEGRQAASLTTAHSSNGLASAKGSASITRSSDIHSSELKSEGGAGKSFDLRHSSVREDGNEVSDSQRQSSRQVHSPRHEFATLKSVDKPHKRINQADELDRLSKRRKADIDLRELEADIRFPDRERSVDQRLADKPNPADIDRPGSDEQLSIRAVDRSKEKVGERYDRDHRDRVERPEKSRGDDNISEKSRDRSIERYGRERSVDKLQERGIDRGSDRLTEKSKDDRIKDDRIKSRYNDTSQEKSHADDRFHGQSLPPPPPLPAHMVPQSVSSGRRDDDGDRRLGAARHTQRLSPRHEERERRRSEENSLILQDDVKRRREDEFRDRKREERDAFPLKADNEYLVGFVMEEREREREREKAYLLKEDLDASVASKKRKLKREHPQAEAGEYLPPGPPPLTINLSQPYDGRERERKAAMPQRPGYVEEPGLRVHGKETINKMTRRDAEQMYDRELDDEKRQRVEQKRRHRK; encoded by the exons ATGTCTCTACCTCCTGTAGAGTGTGTGTATGTAACTGAAGACTGTTTAAAGGAATGGAAAACTGGAAACCCTAGCTTTAAGTTGACTCAATCGGTTCCGATTGTCAGATTTCTCTACGAGCTTTGCTGGTCTATG GTTCGCGGTGACTTGCCGTTTCAGAGGTGCAAATTGGCGATTGATTCGGTTGAGTTTTCCGATAGGGAGGATGATGAAGGTGTTGCGTCGGATTTTGCGGATATTGTTACTCAAATGGCTCAGGAT CTTACATTGCCTGGAGAATATCGCAGCCGACTTATTAAACTT GCTAAGTGGCTTGTGGAAAGTTCATTGGTACCTCTGAGGCTCTTTCAGGAGCGATGTGAG GAAGAATTTCTGTGGGAATGCGAAATGATCAAGATAAAGGCTGCAGATTTAAAATCAAAAGAG GTGAGAGTAAACACTCGACTTCTGTATCAACAAACCAAATTCAACCTTCTACGAGAAGAGAGTGAAGGTTATGCTAAGCTG ATTACCCTTCTTTGTGGGAGACCAGAGGCTTCATCTCAGAATGGATCTGCAGCAACAGTCGGAATAATCAAG TCATTGATCGGACATTTTGATCTGGATCCTAATCGTGTTTTTGACATT GTTTTGGAGTGCTTCGAACTACAGCCTGATAATATGGTGTTCCTGGACCTCATTCCAATTTTCCCCAAG TCCCATGCATCGCAGATACTTGGGTGTAAGTTTCAGTATTATCAGCGGATGGAAGTTAGTAGTACTGTACCGTTTGGACTTTATCAGCTTACAGCACTTCTGGTTAAAGAAGACTTTATTGATCTCGATAGCAT ATACGCACATTTACTTCCAAAGAATGAAGATGCATTCGAGCATTATAATGCTTTCATTGCTAAGCGATTAGAAGAG GCCAACAAAATTGGAAAAATAAATCTTGCTGCGACAGGAAAGGATCTTATGGATGATGAGAAACAAGGGGATGTGAATGTTGATCTTTTTGCTGCTTTAGACATGGAAACTGAGGCAGTTGATGAACGATCTTCAGAGTTGGAGAATAGTCAAACGTTGGGATTGCTTGCTGGATTTCTTTCGGTGAATGACTG GTGTCATGCCCATATGCTATTTGACCGTCTCTCCCCTTTAAATCCAGTGGAGCATATTCAAATTTGCAACAGATTGTTTAG GCTTATTAATAATTCAATATCCTCGGCGTATAAGCTTGTCCATCAAGTGCAACATCAGCATGCTGGTTTACAACCAAGAGCTGATGCTGATTTTGGGGAGACAACAGCTCCAAATGTCCATCGAAATTTCATTGATCTCCCTAAGGAGCTTTTTGAGATGCTGTCCTCAGCAGGACCTTATCTTTATCGTGATACGTTGTTGTTGCAAAAG GTGTGTAGAGTATTAAGGGGTTATTACCTCTCTGCTCTTGAGCTTTCCAAGTCTGGTGATGGTGCCTTTAAATCGGACAATGCTCCTTTATTGAATAAAGCTCCTCGCATGCACTTAAGAGACGCCAGGTTAAGGATTGAGGAAGCTCTAGGAAGTTGTCTACTTCCTTCTTTACAGATGATACCTGCAAATCCAGCCGTAGGGCAAGAAATATGGGAAGTGCTGAATCTTCTTCCGTATGAG GCACGATACCGCTTATATGGTGAATGGGAAAAGGATGATGAGGGTACTCCAATGGTTTTGTCCGCAAAGCAGACGGCAAAG TTGGATACTAGAAGGATTTTGAAACGGCTTGCAAAGGAAAATCTTAAGCAGCTAGGCCGAATGGTTGCAAAACTAGCTCATGCCAATCCAATGACAGTTTTAAGAACCATCGTTCATCAG ATCGAAGCTTACAGGGACATGATTACTCCAGTTGTAGATGCATTCAAATACTTGACGCAG CTGGAGTATGATATTCTTGAATATGTTGTGATTGAGCGCTTGGCACTAGTTGGACGAGAGAAACTAAAAGATGATGGTCTTAATTTATCTGATTGGCTTCAATCATTGGCTTCATTTTGGGGTCATTT GTGTAAAAAATATCCTTCAATGGAATTGCGTGGCCTTTTCCAGTATCTCGTGAATCAGTTAAAAAAAGGAAATGGGATTGAACTTGTACTCTTGCAG GAACTCATCCAGCAAATGGCTAATGTCCAGTACACTGAGAACATGACAGAGGAGCAACTTGATGCAATGGCAGGGAGTGAGACTTTGCGGTATCAAGCGACTTCTTTTGGGGTACCCCGAAATAATAAG GCGTTAATTAAATCGACAAACAGGCTAAGGGATTCCTTGTTTCCAAAAGAAGAACCAAAGTTGGCAGTTCCCCTTCTACTATTGATTGCCCAGCATCGTTCTGT GGTTGTTATTAGTGCAGATGCACCTCACATTAAGATGGTGAGCGAGCAGTTTGATAGATGCCATGGAACCCTTCTGCAGTATGTTGAATTCTTAGCGAGTGCAGTTACTCCAGCATCAGCTTATGCTCAATTGATTCCCACTCTTGATGATCTTATACACCTCTATCACCTTGATCCTGAG GTGGCATTTTTAATATATCGACCCGTGATGAGGCTGTTCAAATCTCAGAGTAGTTCTGAAGTCTTCTGGCCTTTACATTGTGATGAAATTGCAAGCGCTGAAAAAGATTCAGCTACGAATCCATCAAGCCAACTTGTTCTTGATCTTGGCAGCGGGAGGAAACCTATTAC GTGGTCAGCTCTCCTGGACACTGCTAGAACAATGTTACCTCCAAAAGCTTGGAATAGTCTCTCTCCTGATCTGTATGCCACCTTCTGGGGTCTTACATTATATGATCTTTATGTTCCTAGAAACCGTTATGAGTCTGAAATAAGCAAGCTGCATTCTGCTCTTAAAGCGTTGGAAGAACTCTCTGATAATTCGAACTCAGCAATCACAAAGAGAAAGAAAGACAAGGAAAGGATTCAAGAATCTTTAGACCGATTGACTAGTGAACTGCAGAAGCATGAATCAAATGTTGCATCTGTTCGTAGACGACTTAGTCATGAAAAAGATAAGTGGTTAAGTAGTTGTCCTGATACCCTGAAGATAAATATGGAATTCCTTCAGAGGTGTATCTTTCCACGATGTACATTCAGTATGCCTGATGCCGTTTACTGTGCCATGTTTGTGAATACTCTTCATTCCCTTGGGACACCTTTTTTTAACACTGTTAACCACATAGACGTTCTTATATGCAAAACTTTACAACCTATGATATGTTGCTGTACCGAGTACGAAGTGGGTCGACTTGGAAGGTTTTTGTCTGATACACTGAGGACTGCGTATCTTTGGAAG AAAAATGAATCGATATATGAACGTGAGTGCGGGAATATGCCAGGTTTTGCTGTATATTATAGATACCCAAACAGCCAGCGTGTTACATATGGCCAATTTATTAAG GTACACTGGAAATGGAGTCAGAGGATTACCAGATTACTTATACAATGCTTGGAGTCGCCAGAGTACATGGAGATTCGGAATGCTTTAATACTGTTAACTAAAATATCTGCTGTATTTCCAGTCACCCGGAAGAGTGGGATCAATCTTGAAAAACGC GTCGCCAAAATAAAAAGTGATGAAAGAGAAGATCTGAAGGTGTTGGCTACAGGTGTTGCTGCAGCTTTGGCTGCAAGAAAG TCATCATGGGTTACAGAAGAAGAATTCGGTATGGGTTATCTTGAATTAAAGCCCGTACCTCCTGTTGCACCAAAGTCTTTGACTGGTAACGTAGCTCCTTCACATATTGGTTCTAGCGTAAATATTGCTGTGAATGAACCTGCTGGAGGAAGAACAAAACCTGGTGATGCGAAATCAGAACGAACGGAAACTGTGTTACCTGTAGCAGCTAAATCAGTAGAGAACCAAAAGCAGGGAGATGAATCTGGAAATAAAACAGTAGTGGAGAATACCATGAGAGGTTTTGTGAAGACGTCTGCAGAATCTGAG GGAAGAGCCGCATTGAAAAGGTCAGTTGCTGCTGGATCCCTTTCTAAGCAAAGACAGGATTTTACCAAGGATGATGGTAAATCTGGCAAAGCAATTGGTAGAACCATAGGTACTTCATCCACTGTTGACAAAGATCTTCCAACACATGATCCATCTGAAGGGCGACAGGCGGCTTCTCTTACTACAGCACACAGTAGCAATGGTTTAGCTTCAGCTAAAGGATCAGCCTCTATTACGAGGTCTTCAGATATCCACAGCAGTGAACTGAAGTCAGAAGGTGGGGCTGGAAAATCTTTTGATTTGAGGCATTCATCTGTAAGAGAGGATGGCAATGAAGTCTCTGATTCACAAAGACAGTCCTCTCGGCAAGTCCATTCTCCGAGGCATGAATTTGCTACTCTAAAATCTGTTGATAAACCTCATAAGAGAATAAATCAAGCTGACGAACTAGATAGACTGAGTAAACGCAGGAAAGCGGATATTGATTTAAGAGAATTGGAGGCTGACATCCGATTCCCTGACCGAGAAAGGTCAGTTGATCAACGATTAGCTGATAAACCTAATCCTGCTGATATAGACAGACCAGGTTCAGATGAACAACTGAGCATTAGGGCTGTTGACAGatcaaaagaaaaagttggtgagaGGTATGATCGTGACCACAGGGACAGAGTCGAGCGACCTGAAAAATCTCGAGGCGATGATAACATATCGGAAAAATCAAGAGATAGGTCAATTGAAAGATATGGAAGAGAGCGTTCTGTTGACAAATTGCAGGAGAGAGGTATCGATAGGGGTTCTGATAGGCTTACTGAAAAATCGAAGGATGATAGAATCAAAGATGACAGAATTAAGTCGAGATATAATGACACGTCTCAAGAAAAATCTCACGCTGATGACCGGTTTCATGGGCAAAGCTTGCCACCACCACCACCTTTACCTGCACACATGGTTCCCCAGTCAGTTAGCTCGGGCAGAAGAGATGATGATGGTGATAGAAGGTTAGGTGCTGCCAGGCACACTCAAAGACTCTCCCCTCGGCATGAGGAGAGGGAACGCAGGCGATCTGAGGAGAATTCTCTAATATTGCAAGATGATGTAAAACGCCGAAGAGAAGATGAGTTTCGTGATAGGAAGCGGGAAGAAAGAGATGCCTTTCCACTAAAG GCTGACAATGAATATCTCGTCGGATTTGTG ATGGAGGAGAGAGAAAGGGAAAGAGAGAGGGAGAAAGCATACCTTTTAAAGGAGGACTTGGATGCCAGTGTTGCATCTAAGAAACGGAAACTCAAAAGGGAGCATCCACAAGCTGAAGCTGGTGAATATCTTCCACCAGGGCCGCCACCTCTTACTATAAATTTATCACAGCCTTATGATGGTAGAGAACGAGAACGGAAAGCAGCCATGCCTCAGCGCCCGGGTTATGTCGAGGAACCGGGACTGAGAGTTCATGGCAAGGAAACAATCAACAAGATGACCCGTCGAGATGCAGAACA AATGTATGACAGGGAGTTGGATGATGAGAAGAGACAAAGAGTTGAGCAAAAGAGGAGGCACCGCAAGTAA